The Xenopus laevis strain J_2021 chromosome 4L, Xenopus_laevis_v10.1, whole genome shotgun sequence genomic sequence CAGGAGTGTCAGTGTTTCCTTCTCATAGGAACAATCTCCTCTCTGTCTGTCACTCACTCCCTGTCTGTCACTTTCTCTGTATTTCACTCTGACACTCACCTGTCTCATTGATCATGTGGCCCATCTACAGATATGTGTATTTGTATCCCCTGTGTGTCCGTATCCCCTGTATGTCTGTATCATCTGTGTCTGTATCACCTGTGTGTCCGTATCACCTGTGTGTCTGTATCACCTGTGTGTCCGTATCATCTGTGTCCGTATCACCTGTGTGTCCGTATCATCTGTGTCCGTATCACCTGTGTGTCCGTATCACCTGTGTGTCCGTATCACCTGTGTGTCTGTATCACCTGTGTGTCCGTATCATCTGTGTCCGTATCACCTGTGTGTCCGTATCATCTGTGTCCGTATCACCTGTGTGTCCGTATCACCTGTGTGTCCGTATCACCTGTGTGTCTGTATCACCTGTGTGTCCGTATCACCTGTGTATCCGTATCACCTGTATCCGTATCATCTGTGTCCGTATCACCTGTGTGTCCGTATCACCTGTGTGTCCGTATCACCTGTGTGTCTGTATCACCTGTGTGTCTGTATCACCTGTGTGTCTGTATCACGTGTGTGTCCGTATCACATGTGTCCGTATCACCTGTGTGACCGTATCACCTGTGTGTCCGTATCACCTGTGTGTCCGTATCACCTGTGTGTCCGTATCCCCTGTGTGTCCGTATCCCCTGTATGTCTGTATCATCTGTGTCTGTATCACCTGTGTGTCCGTATCACCTGTGTATCCGTATCACCTGTGTGTCAGTATCACGTGTGTGTCCGTATCACGTGTGTGTCCGTATCCCGTGTGTCCGTATCACCTGTGTGTCCGTATCACCTGTGTGTGTCCGAATCCCCTGTGTGTCCGTATCACCTGTGTGTCCGTATCACCTGTGTCTGTATCACCTGTGTCTGTATAACCTGTGTCCGTATCCCCTGTATGTCTGTATCACCTGTGTCCGTATCACCTGTGTGTCTGTATCACCTGTGTGTCCGTATCACCTGTGTGTCCGTATCACCTGTGTGTCTGTATCCCCTGTGTGTCCGTATCACCTGTGTGTCCGTATCACCTGTGTGTCCGAATCCCCTGTGTGTCCGTATCACCTGTGTGTCCGTATCACCTGTGTGTCTGTATCACCTGTGTGTGTTCGTATCACGTGTGTGTGTCCGTATCACCTGTGTGTCCATATCACTTGTTTCTCTATCACCTGTGTGTCCGTATCACATGTGTGTCCGTATCACGTGTGAGTGACAAGTGAGCAATTACTGTTCTGTGTCTGTATCTCACTGTTCTGTAGGAATCTGGTGCTGTTTTATTTAACCCTATCATTGTTTTAATGCTGCAATACAGAGGGAACTGAGCTGAAGGCCTGGGGGCAGCAGGGGCTACAGAGACACCAGGGCTGATAGAATTCTCTGCCTCGGctgatataataataaatattcattggctggtgaggcatgctgggagttgcagttcatgGTTGTCCTCGGTCGTGGCTGGTACAGGGAATGAGGGGGTCCCTGACTGTCAGTTATCTCCCTATTAGCGACTGTCACTCAGGTGCCGCTAGAGGGAAACTGCAGCAGAACAGACTACTTTGCACATTTCCACCTGGGCTGGGATTGGCCAAGGGACAAAGTGCTGACAAATCAGCTGCACCCGTGTCCCTTTTCTGCTGCCTGGGGGCCACACTTGGCTCTGCTTTGTACTTGGGGAGTtggaagggctcatttactaattaaGGGCAAATTTGGTCAAGTAATGAATAGCAACTACTCAGCATCTGGCTTTGATCTGTGCACCGCAGGTAGAGTCATGAAAGCAAAACTCAtcagttgctataggttactgcactggGGCAGTTACCCATTGTGTCCTCATAGTCACAAAGATAAAGATCTTTCACTGAAACCTGTAAATCTGCCTTTGTCTGGTGTGGCACAGCCACGTGGCATCTCTTTCATCCCCACAGCTGCCACTTTATATCAGacccctgcagcaggattaactcCCATCAATGGTGCTACAACTGCCTCTTTATATCAAACCCCTGCAGCAAGATTAACCCCTATCTCTAGTGCCACCGCTGCCACGTTATTTCAGccccctgcagcaggattaacaggctcggatttgtggcgaggccacataggcccggcaaaaaattaggggtggcattccgcccagccgcattatggggacctgtgcgtccccattcaatagcGCCGTTTGCCGTGTTTACGGCAGACGCGCGTGGGGAGTGTgggcctagggcgcctgcccaagAAATCCAGGCTTGAGGATTAACCCCTATCACTAGTGCCACAGCTACCACTTTTATTTCAGACCCCTGCAGCAGAATTAACCCCTATCACTAGAGCCACAACTGCCACTTTATATCAGACCCATGCAACCGGATTAAGTACCATCAGCGGTGCTACAGTTGCTCTTTTCTATCAAACCCCTGCATCAGGATTAACCTTCATTTCAAGTGTTGCTTTCTGGAGGACCCCGGACAGCCGCTGCTTCTACTTTCTAGGATAAGTCCCATCACCAGTACCAAAGCTGCTGTTTTGTGCCAGACCCCTGCAGCATGGTTAATGTCCATCACTAGTGCCCCAGCGGCTGCTTCTATTGGATCCCTGCAGCAAGCACATCAGTGGTACTGCTGCTCCTACTTTCAGacccctgcagcaggattaactcTTCTCTTCATAGATACCAGCGAGGAGGATGGATATAGATGTACTAAACATGTTCCTGGTGGCAGGAGGGACCCTCCTTGTCCCTTTATTGGCTTTCATGACCTCCTTCCTCTTGTGGCCAGCAGCGCTCATCAGGATTTATTACTGGTAAGGGACCCTTTAAATTTATTTCAGGATTTTATTGGTCTGTAAATGGGGGGAATAAAAAGGTCACTTAATAATTAGGCATTTCTGCCTCCCTAGCAACGTTCACTAAACATATTGCTCAGATATTAACCTTTTAATGgaatttcattcattcattcatgggTTAAAGTGAGGCATTTCTGTCTATTGCACAGAGGAGACCCGTATTCTTGTGTTCCTCAGAGTCATTGACGATGTTCTCGGTTTTGCAAATAAATCACATAACACACACTGACGCCTGAATACACCTTGCATGTTTCAGTGGATTTACAGGGTTAACGGGGTCATCACACGCAAAGTGATTTACTGCCTCGTTTATAAACTACTCAGATTACATGGACACAAGGGAACCCTGAAATTTTAGTTtgatttagagagggatattttgagacaatttgcaattggtcttcattttctattatttgtggtttttgagttatttagctttttattcagcagctcttcagtttgtaatttcagcagtctggttgctagggtctaaatgaccatagcaaccatgcattgatttgaataagagactggaatatgaataggagaggcctgaatagaaagatgaggaataaaaagtagcaataacagtaaatgtgtagccttacagagcatttgttttttagatggggtcagtgacccccatttgaaagctggaaagtgttagaagaagaaggaaaataataagaaacaataaaaaataaataatgaagaccaattgaaaagttgcttagaattagccattctttattATACTGAAAGTGAACCTTTAACATTAGCTTGGACCTGCGTTCCCTTGTTGCATGAATCGCTGCAGCTGAATTGCACCAAGTGAATGGGCACTCATGCTGTGATTGATGCCCCCAGGTAAGTAGCACAATTGTGAATAATACTGCATTCCCTATTACAGGTACTGGCGCCGGGCCCTGGGGATGCAGGTTAAATATTCCAGCTATGGGAACTATAAATTCTGCTACACGGCCCGCGGGAAACCGGGAAACAAGCCGTCGGTGCTGATGCTTCACGGATTCTCTGCGCATAAGGACATGTGGCTGGGGATGGTTAAGGTCGGTCCTTATTTCTTTACCTTTATTCACAGCATCACTTGCTcttcattgttccattcattggTGACTGCTGATTTACCATTGAAATTAGCTGCAGCCCTGGCTGTAGATTTCGGGGGTTTTGGGTCAGTTTGGGCGCCagacagcagtgcagtaaatgtcAAGAAAGGGTAACTGATCCTGTGAGTTTATATCTAGAATTCCTGCCAAAAAGCGAGACCGGGCTGCTGTTCTGATGCTAGTGAGAAAGTCAAGTGTGTCACATGAGTACCCAAAAGTACATGACTGACTGTGGCCCATAGTGGGTCCTTACACCACGCCCCATTTATTGAAGTGACACTAAATGCAGATGGAGCCAGATCCTGGGCCCAGTAGTTCCTGGTATTGCAgagatttaataataatattattcccAGTTAATTTCTTACTAGAGACTCTTCTCTTTCTTACAGTTCCTTCCCAAGAACCTTCACCTGGTGTGTGTGGATATGCCAGGCCACGAGGGCACCTCACGTTCGGCATTAGATGACTACTCCATCTGCGGGCAAGTTAAGAGGATACACCAGGTACCTTTGTGTGTGGGTGCTGAGTCACTAGGGTGCAAGCTCTCtgtaacagataacagctccctaacacaagataacagctgcctggtagatctaagaacaatagtaatagtaaaatccaggtcccactgagacacattcagttacattgagaaacaacagcctgccagaaagcagttccatcctaaagtgctggctctttctgaaatcacatgaccaggcaaaatgacctgagatgcacctacacaccaatattacaactaaatacacttgctggttcaggaatggaattatttgcagtgtaaacagtgtcatctGCAAGAGCCACCAGTGCTGAAATATTCAGTTTTGACCCATTTAACCATTTACTCTATAGACTCAGCACCAGTCGTGATACTTAGTACCACTATTCTCCCGGCAAGGGGTGCATCTTGCCCCAGACTTGCTGTCTCTCGAGTGCTGAACCAAAGCAGTTTTATTCCCTTTAATCTGATGAACAGATGAGTTGTAATAATCCGACAGTTGGAATTCCGGAGCTCAGGCTTGTGTTTAACACCCAATGTAATGAGATTCCCATCACAATCCTGCTTCACACTCCTCCTCCTCCGCTGAGCAAAGAATTAAAGGGAAACCAGAAGAGATTAAATCTTGCGGTTATGGCACCGGTGTTCTGATTGGCACAGAGGGATCCCTGATCTGCAGGGATttaaatctccccccccccacacagtcCCAAAGTCCCACGCTGCATAAAATGATTAAATCCCATCTGCTTTATCTTTGGACTTTATCAGAAGACAATCAAAAAGCCTTTGCCATACCGTGATTGTTGTGGCTTTATGGGCAACCCAGCCTGGGATTATTAGCTGAGCTTACATTCTACATGGAATTTTACAGCATGATTTAACTGTCATTTATATTCTGTTTCATAAACCTTAATGTATCATCATCATGGTGCAACAGATTgtatatacatatgggaggaggaggtgccatattgatttccttagacagtacagtatgagggtatagtttattgtgtgcccagaacattccttctctgtatatttgtatttatacataagggaggaggaggtgccatattgattcccttagacagtacagtatgagggtataacttattgtgtgcccagaacattccttctctgtatatttgtatttatacatatgggaggaggaggtgccatattgattcccttagacagtacagtatgagggtatagcttattgtgtgcccagaacattccttctctgtatatttgtatttatacatatgggaggaggaggtgccatattgattcccttagacagtacagtatgagggtatagcttattgtgtgcccagaacattccttctctgtatatttgtatttatacatatgggaggaggaggtgccatattgattcccttagacagtacagtatgagggtatagcttattgtgtgcccagaacattccttctctgtatgtaTCATGAGTTTCAAGATTTCTCATCTATATTGTTGTCAGCCCTCTAATCTTTCTTCTCTGGTGTCAGTGCCCTTTTGTTAAATCCCGTATTGCTTTATTATGTTGTGCATTACCCTATATGCTGTTACTCCCCCTACTGGAATGCTGCCGCATCTATAATATTATGTATTTGTCGTACAGTTTGTGGAAAGCATCGGACTGAACAAGAAGCCTTTCCATTTGGTCGGTACCTCGATGGGTGGAAATGTCGCTGGTGTTTATGCTGCTCAGCACCCGACTCATATCAGCAGCCTGACCCTTATCTGTCCTGCAGGTAAATCTTCCTAGTGCCAAGCTGCTCTCATCGTGTAATGGAAGAGTCTTAATGGGAATCTTGGGGCCGGGAATGGACATGAAGGCTGGGTATCTAATCTATATGGACTGTCCCATACAGCTTGTTACTATATAAGGAGATGGGATTGTGTGAAATAAGCCAGGGATAtattatatggccaaaagtatgggGACCCTGCCAGCAAAGGGTCTCATTCCTGACTCAACAGGGTTAATATGACATTGCCTCCCTTTACTTTGCTGCTATAACCCTGGTGCTTCTGGGaaggtcccactagatgttgctgggagttgttgctgggagttgcttccattcagccacaagagcattggtgaggttgggcactgatgttggggatcagactCACAGTCAGGGTTCCAGTTCAGTTGGGtacagtcaggttcttcccatttcagcaaacccattctgtatggacctgacTGTGCAtgggacattattgtgctgaaacagggaaggaccttccccaaactgttccacaaagtaggaagcaggaATGTGGTGCCTTTACCCCACTCCCGCTGACCCGTGGCATTGTACATGGAGTTTTTAGGTCTCTTTGCCTCTGATCCATAAAATCCCTAAGATATGTTCTTGTGCTGACATTGAAGTAgtaaggtgctgggagttgttggcCAGACCTTGTGCTGAGGATCATTTGCCACCTTGAATAGGAGTTTAACTCACTGCACATGTCTCTTTCCTGGGCCACAATAATTAGGCTTGATGTATCCAATTGAGAGTAAGTTCTTAAAACAGCTGAAAGTCCTGGAAAAATCTGGCGACAACCAGAGGATCCCGCTCATCCCATCCACAGCCGGAGAAATGGAGGACATGCTGAGACTCTGCTCTTTTGTTCGCTTTAAGATCCCCCAGCAGGTAACTTGGAGCAGTTTAGCTTCTCTCTCCCATTTTCTGTTAGcgtctgtaaaggtggccatagacgttacaattactaTCTTTCCTGGAAAATTATCCAACGATGAGAAACAAAATACGGCCAACCGCAACAAATTCCTGATGGTATATTCTGTGTATTACAACTGGGACCCCCATATATGTCTTATGGCAGAACCACTGGGGCATCATACCCAATACAAGTGATACGGGGGACATTAGAAATCCTGGGTATGGGGGGGCTACTCTGCCTTCggattttattttccctttacattttagtaaatataatGATTTCCTTCATATATGAAAGTGTTAATCTGCCTGTGGGTTCTGCTCAGTTGAAACCTTCTGTATCACATTCACTAGCCCTCGTTTTGTCCCACAATCCCCTTTCACAGAGCCAGCAGGGGGCACTGCCTTTTGCCCAAAGGGATTTGGATGTATTGATCATTTTGGGTCATGATTTGATGTCATTTGTGGGGTCTTCAGTTAGGGTAGTTGAAAAAGATCTGCAGCAGAAATACAACCTCCCCTCCTGTATGGACCTGACTGTGcatgaactaaagcctaactaaagaagtagctagaaatgttgtacatgatgttttgtgcttctgtaccagcccaaggcaaccacagccctttatcagtaaagatctgtgtctccaaagatgccccagtagctctccatcttcttttctgctgattcactgcacatgctctgtgctgctgtcacttactgagcttagggagccactcacaatatacagtacacatagaatagaaatgtcacaatataaggctgattaccgtatatactcgagtataagccgacccgagtataagccgaggtacctaattttacctacgaaaactgggaaaacttattgactctagtataagcctagacaaaactacagccctgtctcccagcagcgcacattctgccaaagtgaccccccagcgatcaaccggacttctttgcaaagttgatggtgacagagaattgccaaatggattactgtgtgcattgtcccactgtcccactaccatgtgcagagggtgctgtttgatattgccatcactgttaatccttcatataaccaacagagggtgctgtgtgatattgcagtcactgttattctttcatataaccaacagatggcgctgtgtgatattgcagtcactgttaatccttcatatatccaacagagggcgctgtgtgatattgcagtctctccccaagtgaactgttggtataggaatgattaaaagtgactgcaatctcagctactcgggtcgggtaccgctgacccgagtataagccgaggtagactttttcagcacattttggatgctgaaaaactcggcttatacacgggtatatacggtagtaattaatacacataattactacatggcagcacagaaaccagtgcaattagcatcagaattgaataatcagcaaacct encodes the following:
- the abhd6.L gene encoding monoacylglycerol lipase abhd6-B (The RefSeq protein has 2 substitutions compared to this genomic sequence); translated protein: MDIDVLNMFLVAGGTLLVPLLAFMTSFLLWPAALIRIYYWYWRRALGMQVKYSSYGNYKFCYTARGKPGNKPSVLMLHGFSAHKDMWLGMVKFLPKNLHLVCVDMPGHEGTSRSALDYYSICGQVKRIHQFVESIGLNKKPFHLVGTSMGGNVAGVYAAQHPTHISSLTLICPAGLMYPIESKFLKQLKVLEKSGDNQRIPLIPSTAGEMEDMLRLCSFVRFKIPQQVLQGLIDERIPHNEFYRKLFLALVDEKSRHSLHENMNKIMAPTQIIWGKQDQVLDVSGAEVLAGSLRGCQVEILENCGHSVVMERPRKSAKLMTDFLSSLQSTDNHKKHD